The Terrirubrum flagellatum nucleotide sequence GCCCGATGCTTTCGGCGATCGCCGCAGTCGCGTGCGACTGGCGGCTCACCGCGCTCGAAATGGCTTGCGCGACGCCTTGCAGATCGAGCATGCGGCGCGCGATCTCCTCCATCGTCGCCACTGCTTCATTGCTTGCCTGGCGCACCGCATCGATGCGCTCGGAAATGCTTTCGGTCGCCGACGCCGTCTGATGGGCGAGCGCCTTCACTTCGCTCGCGACCACGGCGAAGCCGCGGCCGGATTCTCCGGCGCGCGCCGCCTCGATGGTGGCGTTGAGGGCGAGCAGATTGGTCTGGCTCGCGATGTTCTGGATGAGATCGACCACCTCGCCGATGCCCTGCACCTGCCCCGCGAGTTCGCGGATCGCTTCGGTGGTTTGCTCAGCGCCGGCGCTGGCGTCGATCATGGCGCGCGAGGCGCGGCCGGACTGCGCATCAATCTCGCTGATCGAACCCGTCAACTGGGAGGCGGCCTCAGCCGCGGTGCGGCCATAGGCGGAGGATTCTTCCGCCGCCGCGCTGGCGTCGCTGGCGCGGCTGAGCGTGGTCTTGACGACCGTCAGCAGGCCGCCCGCCGCCTCTCCCATCTTCTCGCTGCGCTGCTCGACTTCGGCCAACGCCGCCGAGACCTCGGCGCGGAAACCCTCGATGAGCTTGTCGACGCGCGCCTGACGCGCGATCAGCGCGCGCTGCTCGTCGTCGCGCTCGCTCTGGAGACGCACGCGGTCGCGCATGGATTCGCGAAAGCCGCTGACGGCGCGCGCGATGGCGCCGATCTCATCGCCGCGCTCGATCGCCGGAATGTCGCCGTCGAGAGCGCCCTCAGCCATGGCGTCAATGCGTTTCGCCAACCCCCGCACCGGGCTCGCAAGGCGCGCAGCCGCCAGCCAGGTCAATCCTGCGAGAAGCAGCAGCACCGCGCCGAGCGCCACAATCATTGTTGCGGCCTCGGTGCTGGCGCGGCTCACCACGCGCGAGCGATCAAAGGAGAAGGCGACATAGCCAACGATCTTGTTGTTGCGCGCGATCTTCAGCGCGCGCAGGACGTAGAACGTGTCGCCGCGCGCGATTTCCGCATGGTCCTGCCTTTGAACGATCTGCCACGGCGGCTCGCCGAAGACTTCGTTGAGATGTTTGACGCGGAAAGAGAGCCGCGTCTCCTCGTCCTTGCCGGCGGACGCCATGACCGCGCCGGCGTCATCGACAACGATTGACGCGCGATAGTCAGGGTCGCTCCGCAACGACTCCAGCAGATAGGTCAGCATCGCCATGTCGCGGAACAGCACGATGTTCGGCGCCGCATTGCTGACGATCGATATGCCGGCGCCGATGCGCTCGGCGAAATCACTCTGGCTGCGGTGGCTGTTGTAGAGCACGCCGG carries:
- a CDS encoding methyl-accepting chemotaxis protein, producing MSARARLQSMRRSIVGLVMPLVAIPLALLGGAGVLYNSHRSQSDFAERIGAGISIVSNAAPNIVLFRDMAMLTYLLESLRSDPDYRASIVVDDAGAVMASAGKDEETRLSFRVKHLNEVFGEPPWQIVQRQDHAEIARGDTFYVLRALKIARNNKIVGYVAFSFDRSRVVSRASTEAATMIVALGAVLLLLAGLTWLAAARLASPVRGLAKRIDAMAEGALDGDIPAIERGDEIGAIARAVSGFRESMRDRVRLQSERDDEQRALIARQARVDKLIEGFRAEVSAALAEVEQRSEKMGEAAGGLLTVVKTTLSRASDASAAAEESSAYGRTAAEAASQLTGSISEIDAQSGRASRAMIDASAGAEQTTEAIRELAGQVQGIGEVVDLIQNIASQTNLLALNATIEAARAGESGRGFAVVASEVKALAHQTASATESISERIDAVRQASNEAVATMEEIARRMLDLQGVAQAISSAVSRQSHATAAIAESIGQSADASTLVSSNVQIVAADAARTEDVAHAVRSGASDVAGRAEQLRLTVDRFLKGVAAA